One genomic region from Gammaproteobacteria bacterium encodes:
- a CDS encoding outer membrane lipoprotein-sorting protein — translation MHKSSSPLIRCLALGLACLPLLAMAQTPEQRGLEIAIEADRRDTGWQDQTASLEMVLRNRHGQESRRSIRSKTLEVEGDGDLSMSIFDTPNDVKGTAFLSYTHALTPDEQWLYLPALKRVKRISSNNKSGPFMGSEFAYEDLSSQEVQKYTYKYLRDESLDGRDCFVIERRPAYQHSGYTRLITWLDKEMYQPLKVEFYDRKDELLKTLTATGHQQYEGQFWRPAKMSVVNHITQKSTDLFWTDYRFKTGLTARDFDRNSLKRAR, via the coding sequence ATGCATAAATCCTCTTCCCCGCTTATTCGCTGTCTTGCCCTCGGCCTCGCCTGCCTGCCACTGCTGGCCATGGCGCAAACCCCCGAGCAAAGGGGCCTGGAGATCGCCATCGAGGCCGACCGGCGCGATACCGGCTGGCAGGACCAGACCGCCAGTCTGGAGATGGTGCTGCGAAACCGTCACGGCCAGGAGAGCCGGCGCAGCATTCGCAGCAAGACCCTGGAGGTCGAGGGTGACGGCGATCTCTCCATGAGCATTTTCGACACCCCCAACGACGTCAAGGGCACCGCCTTTCTGAGCTACACCCACGCCCTCACGCCCGATGAGCAATGGCTGTACCTGCCCGCGCTCAAGCGCGTCAAACGCATCTCCTCCAACAACAAGTCCGGACCCTTCATGGGCAGCGAGTTTGCCTACGAGGATCTGTCATCGCAGGAGGTGCAGAAATACACCTATAAATACCTGCGCGATGAAAGCCTCGACGGGCGCGACTGCTTCGTCATCGAGCGCCGGCCCGCCTACCAGCATTCCGGTTATACCCGCCTGATCACCTGGCTGGATAAGGAAATGTATCAGCCGCTCAAGGTCGAGTTTTATGACCGCAAGGATGAGCTGCTCAAAACACTCACCGCCACCGGCCACCAGCAATATGAGGGGCAGTTCTGGCGGCCGGCGAAGATGAGCGTGGTCAACCACATCACCCAGAAGAGCACCGACCTTTTCTGGACGGACTACCGCTTCAAAACCGGCCTGACGGCCCGCGACTTTGATCGCAACAGTCTGAAACGGGCGCGCTGA
- a CDS encoding 2OG-Fe(II) oxygenase codes for MLERSTAACLETPFENIANDLQQQGWSACDDLIAPAVVAELRQEALAQWQQGAFNPAGVGRGQDRIIDQTIRSDKVSWLAPEHSSPAQAIYWQTIERLRATLNRRLYLGLVDFEAHLSVYLPGDRYRRHVDQFRGASLREVSVILYLNDDWQPTSGGELLLYIDRQSRSPLQRVYPAAGKLVVFMSADFPHEVLPATRQRLSMTGWYKKRDLLKAL; via the coding sequence ATGCTAGAACGATCGACTGCCGCCTGCCTTGAAACCCCCTTTGAAAACATCGCCAATGACCTGCAACAACAGGGCTGGAGCGCGTGCGACGATCTTATCGCCCCCGCCGTAGTGGCGGAATTGCGCCAGGAGGCATTGGCGCAATGGCAACAGGGCGCGTTTAATCCGGCCGGTGTCGGCCGGGGACAGGACCGGATCATCGACCAGACCATCCGCAGCGACAAGGTCAGTTGGCTGGCCCCGGAGCACAGCTCGCCCGCCCAGGCGATTTACTGGCAGACCATTGAACGGTTACGCGCCACCCTGAACCGGCGACTCTATCTCGGCCTGGTCGACTTCGAGGCACACCTGTCCGTCTACCTGCCCGGTGATCGCTACCGGCGACACGTGGACCAGTTTCGTGGTGCGAGCCTGAGAGAGGTGTCGGTCATCTTATATCTAAATGATGACTGGCAACCCACATCCGGCGGTGAGCTGCTACTCTATATCGACCGGCAGAGCCGCAGCCCGCTACAGCGGGTTTACCCTGCCGCCGGAAAGCTGGTGGTCTTCATGAGCGCCGACTTCCCCCATGAAGTACTACCGGCAACACGACAGCGATTGAGCATGACAGGCTGGTACAAAAAAAGAGACCTGCTAAAAGCGCTCTAA
- a CDS encoding cytochrome C: MKNKLLLASIGLILTSSALADDVSYRKHIQPLWQAKCSTCHGVNAPYAGNYGEDKEKYKKRLQGPRMDTYADLIYFVGWPDTGALMRRLDDGNNTKDGKPGNMYQHLGSSDEERQKNFALFKAWVGEDAWFLNRWKQRNDVPGVTKEQLLELKLEY, encoded by the coding sequence ATGAAAAACAAACTACTTCTCGCGAGCATCGGCCTGATCCTGACCAGCTCCGCCCTGGCGGATGATGTCAGCTACCGCAAGCATATCCAGCCGCTCTGGCAGGCCAAATGCAGCACCTGTCATGGCGTAAATGCCCCCTATGCCGGTAACTATGGCGAAGACAAGGAAAAGTACAAAAAGAGGCTACAGGGACCGCGCATGGATACCTACGCAGACCTGATCTATTTTGTCGGCTGGCCGGATACCGGCGCACTCATGCGTCGCCTGGATGATGGCAACAACACCAAAGACGGCAAGCCCGGCAATATGTATCAGCACCTGGGCTCCAGCGATGAGGAACGGCAAAAGAATTTCGCGCTGTTCAAGGCATGGGTAGGTGAAGACGCCTGGTTTCTCAACCGCTGGAAACAACGCAATGATGTACCCGGCGTCACCAAGGAACAGCTGTTGGAACTGAAGCTCGAATACTGA
- a CDS encoding PEP-CTERM sorting domain-containing protein, producing the protein MHIKNQLKALFAACILGASFNATAYEILFAHVDDYGSYVDDGNRIANMLSAAGHTVTIRNLDQAVYSDYAGFDQIFVYDLYHLTDTSSTQMQNYAGIANWYNGLSDKNLILDGRIISSDVTWTNANGMSPEDAWIQNYATQLGLRGGGLMLGTDHDAFQSGINEINSLIGVDAFTGFFGSYPSSQAVVDSASPLFVSGLDACRADPTTHCINDNSTTGFVATGLQANGQTLTPVAYHGSNIDAWDYAAVSSTMGSRTFGTCGNPGQPPCAVPEPTSLALMGLGLLGFGIRRMRK; encoded by the coding sequence ATGCATATTAAAAACCAATTAAAGGCGCTATTCGCGGCCTGCATTCTTGGCGCATCATTCAACGCAACTGCGTATGAAATCCTGTTTGCGCACGTTGATGATTATGGGTCTTATGTTGATGACGGAAACAGGATAGCAAATATGCTGTCAGCCGCTGGTCACACCGTCACCATACGCAATCTTGATCAGGCGGTTTATTCTGATTACGCCGGCTTTGACCAAATCTTTGTGTATGACCTGTATCATCTTACAGACACGTCAAGCACCCAAATGCAGAACTATGCCGGCATAGCGAATTGGTACAATGGCCTTAGTGATAAAAACCTGATCCTTGATGGCCGGATTATTTCTTCCGATGTCACCTGGACAAATGCCAATGGAATGTCGCCTGAAGATGCATGGATACAAAATTATGCGACCCAGCTTGGTCTGCGGGGCGGGGGTCTGATGCTGGGCACCGATCACGATGCTTTTCAATCGGGCATCAATGAAATCAACAGTCTCATCGGTGTTGACGCATTTACCGGTTTCTTCGGCTCTTATCCATCTTCTCAGGCAGTCGTCGATTCCGCCTCTCCGCTTTTTGTAAGCGGTCTGGACGCCTGTCGCGCAGACCCAACTACCCATTGCATTAATGACAATTCCACAACGGGTTTTGTCGCCACCGGCTTACAGGCCAATGGTCAGACATTAACGCCGGTGGCCTATCATGGGTCTAATATTGATGCCTGGGACTATGCTGCGGTGTCCTCGACGATGGGCAGCAGGACTTTTGGCACGTGTGGCAATCCAGGCCAACCGCCTTGCGCTGTTCCCGAACCCACCAGCCTTGCACTGATGGGACTTGGATTATTAGGGTTCGGAATTCGGCGGATGCGCAAATAA
- the fnr gene encoding fumarate/nitrate reduction transcriptional regulator Fnr codes for MNNTVIDPTPPPSPNIQACLQGVACRDCSLYQLCLPMEIEGADLDLLDRIIRRRRPLRRGEYLFRAGDPMQTLYAIRSGSVKTFTASSNGQDHVTGFSLPGELIGLDAIDAGVYPCSARALETSSVCEVAYEGLEELSMRIRGLQRQLLRLMSREIHHDEKMMMLLGRMSADERLAALLFDFSSRFHQRGFSSQMFRLSMSRNDIGNYLGLAVETVSRLFTRLQNEELLTVQNKFVKIHDMEHLHRLSGAFGEKPIRHA; via the coding sequence ATGAACAATACGGTTATTGACCCGACACCACCGCCCTCCCCGAACATCCAGGCCTGCCTCCAGGGCGTGGCGTGTCGGGACTGTAGCCTGTATCAGCTGTGCCTCCCCATGGAGATCGAGGGCGCGGACCTGGATCTGCTGGACCGGATCATCCGGCGGCGCCGTCCCTTGCGGCGCGGGGAATATCTGTTCCGTGCCGGCGATCCGATGCAGACGCTGTACGCCATACGCTCGGGTTCCGTGAAAACCTTCACCGCCTCCAGCAACGGCCAGGATCATGTCACAGGCTTCAGCCTGCCGGGGGAATTGATTGGCCTGGATGCCATCGACGCCGGTGTCTACCCCTGCTCCGCGCGCGCGCTGGAGACCAGCAGCGTCTGTGAGGTCGCTTATGAGGGGCTCGAAGAACTGTCGATGAGGATCCGGGGATTGCAGCGCCAATTGCTGCGGCTCATGAGCCGCGAGATCCACCATGATGAAAAGATGATGATGTTACTGGGGCGGATGTCGGCGGATGAGCGCCTGGCCGCCCTGCTGTTCGATTTCTCCAGCCGATTTCACCAGCGCGGGTTCTCCTCGCAGATGTTCCGCCTCAGCATGTCGCGCAACGATATCGGCAATTATCTCGGGCTGGCGGTAGAGACCGTCAGCCGCCTGTTTACCCGCCTGCAAAACGAAGAACTATTGACCGTGCAGAACAAGTTCGTGAAAATCCACGACATGGAGCATCTGCACCGTCTGTCCGGCGCCTTCGGCGAAAAACCCATTCGACACGCCTAA
- a CDS encoding OmpW family outer membrane protein, with translation MGFMSATAMAAPGDWLVRVGPVNVGPNDDSGELSGVTGAEVSVDSSTSLGISLGYQLNNNLGIGVLGAVPFKHDIQGEGSIEGLDKVAEVEHLPPTVTLQYYFAPEAGIRPFVGAGINYTTFFNEKTTGTLATLTDSIRLDDSWGLALEAGIDIDLNQDWFISGQLWYIDIATKAKLGDGLGSIDVDINPWVVMLSAGHTF, from the coding sequence ATGGGATTTATGAGCGCCACTGCAATGGCTGCGCCCGGCGATTGGCTGGTTCGCGTCGGGCCCGTGAATGTCGGCCCCAACGATGACAGCGGTGAGCTGTCGGGCGTAACCGGCGCTGAGGTCTCGGTCGACAGTTCCACCAGCCTCGGCATCTCGCTGGGTTACCAGCTGAACAACAACCTCGGCATCGGTGTTCTCGGCGCAGTGCCGTTCAAGCATGACATTCAGGGCGAGGGAAGCATCGAAGGATTGGACAAGGTTGCAGAAGTGGAACACCTGCCACCAACAGTAACCCTGCAATACTACTTCGCCCCCGAAGCCGGAATCCGACCCTTCGTCGGCGCTGGCATCAACTACACTACCTTCTTCAACGAAAAGACCACCGGCACACTAGCTACCCTCACCGATAGCATCCGCCTCGACGATTCCTGGGGCCTGGCGCTTGAGGCGGGAATCGATATCGACCTGAACCAGGACTGGTTCATAAGCGGCCAGCTCTGGTACATCGACATCGCGACCAAGGCCAAACTGGGCGACGGACTCGGCAGCATAGATGTCGACATCAACCCTTGGGTAGTTATGCTCAGCGCCGGCCATACCTTCTAA